Proteins co-encoded in one Erinaceus europaeus chromosome 2, mEriEur2.1, whole genome shotgun sequence genomic window:
- the CCL22 gene encoding C-C motif chemokine 22 — translation MAHLQAPLLAAFLLLTVILQATEAGPFGANVEDSVCCRDYIRRPLHHRLVKNFFWTSNSCRRPGVVLLTYRNLEICADPSKPWVERILQRLR, via the exons ATGGCCCACCTGCAGGCCCCACTCCTGGCTGCCTTCCTCCTCCTGACTGTGATACTCCAAGCCACTGAGGCAG gccccTTCGGCGCCAACGTGGAGGACAGTGTCTGCTGCCGCGACTACATCCGCCGTCCTCTGCACCATCGCCTGGTGAAGAATTTCTTCTGGACCTCTAACTCTTGCCGGAGACCTGGGGTGGT CTTGCTCACCTACAGGAACCTGGAGATATGTGCTGACCCCAGCAAGCCCTGGGTAGAGCGGATTCTTCAGAGGCTGAGATAA
- the CX3CL1 gene encoding fractalkine, protein MQHLDLQASSLTLNGGTFAKQIGVGEPRTTPAPQAVDEPALPEPKATEQNSEQEMQRDFSLGTPTELPMAVASSWGTRPPSTSEALDGGSPVGPTRTKLVSTAAVTSTTTSWQSSAANQPGSVLGADKKGPEASATQAPPTQAPTTQASPTQAPSTQTFSTQNPPTKAPPSQAPSTQVPVMSTIAPTAPEDSVGLITGQGDPAEASLEPEELGPPSAHTDAFMGPQASEVPITSEGDPSREPVASGSWPPKAEEPIHVTGDPQRLGILMTPVPDSQVATRRQAVGLLAFLGLLFCVGVAMFAYQSLQGCPRKVAGDMVEGLRYVPRSCGSNSYVLVPV, encoded by the coding sequence ATGCAGCATCTAGACCTCCAGGCCTCCTCGCTGACTCTGAATGGCGGCACCTTTGCGAAGCAGATCGGCGTGGGTGAACCCAGGaccaccccagccccccaggctGTGGATGAGCCAGCACTCCCAGAGCCCAAAGCCACAGAACAAAACAGTGAGCAGGAGATGCAGAGGGACTTCTCCTTGGGGACTCCCACAGAGCTGCCAATGGCAGTGGCAAGCTCCTGGGGGACCAGGCCCCCCTCCACATCAGAGGCTCTGGATGGAGGGTCCCCAGTTGGGCCCACAAGAACCAAGCTTGTCAGCACGGCTGCCGTCACCTCCACCACCACGTCCTGGCAGAGCTCCGCTGCAAACCAGCCTGGATCAGTCCTCGGGGCTGACAAGAAGGGGCCTGAGGCTTCCGCCACCCAGGCCCCCCCCACCCAGGCCCCCACCACCCAGGCCTCCCCCACCCAGGCCCCCTCTACCCAGACTTTCTCCACCCAGAACCCCCCCACCAAGGCCCCcccctcccaggccccctctaccCAGGTCCCTGTCATGTCCACCATTGCACCCACAGCCCCAGAAGACAGTGTGGGTCTCATCACGGGACAGGGTGACCCTGCAGAGGCCTCACTAGAGCCTGAGGAGCTGGGCCCCCCATCAGCACACACGGATGCTTTCATGGGGCCCCAAGCCTCCGAGGTCCCCATCACCTCTGAGGGGGACCCTAGCAGGGAGCCTGTGGCCTCAGGCAGCTGGCCACCCAAGGCCGAGGAGCCCATCCATGTCACCGGGGACCCCCAAAGGTTGGGCATCCTCATGACACCTGTACCTGACTCCCAGGTGGCCACCCGACGGCAGGCAGTTGGGCTGCTAGCCTTCCTGGGCCTCCTTTTCTGTGTGGGGGTGGCCATGTTTGCCTACCAGAGCCTCCAGGGCTGCCCCCGCAAGGTGGCGGGGGACATGGTGGAGGGGCTCCGCTATGTCCCCCGCAGCTGTGGCAGCAACTCCTACGTCCTGGTGCCAGTGTGA